Genomic window (Jeotgalibaca ciconiae):
GGCTAGCAAAGCTATTATCAATTTTTTCTCTAATTAAGATAATATGACTGCTAATGAAATAATCTCTAATCGTAGAAAAGTTGGAATTCTTAGAGAATTTCCTGGTCAGTATTTAGATAAAAAATTTAAAGATATTTCCGAAGACAATTTAAAGTATACAAGGCTGATGTGGAACAACAGGATGAGACGCGCAATCAATTAGCCAAGACACCGAAAGATGACCAACGTCAGACAGCGGTCAACTATAACTGGTAATACTTTAAGCACCATGTAAAAGAAAACCTTGAAAGCGATCATGGTAAACAAATCTACGCACAACGGAAGAATGACGTAGAAACTGTTTTTGGTCGTTTGAAAGGTATATTTGGCATGCGAAGAACGCATGTCAGAGGCAAGCAAGCCGTTCATAATGACATTGGTATCATGCTTATGAGCACGAATCTTACAAAACTAGTCCTAGAGGCTGGAAGAAAAACAAAAGCTTTTTACAAAAATGAAAGCAAAAATAAAAATCGCAATGAAACAATCAGAATTCTGATCATTTCATTACGATTTTTTTATTTGAGGCTAGTTATTTCCTTGCTTATTACCTTGAAAATAAAAAAGCAAAGATTTTGGGGGAATTCTATCCTCGCATCGACTTCTTTCACATATAGATAATGTTTTCTAGTTACCAAACTCTCTTTCTATTCACAACCGACTCCGTCACCATCTCGGTCGAACTTCGTATCCCAACCAGGATCTCCTGCTCTGATCGGATCAGCGCCAGCAGCTCGAACTACCGTACAGTTTTGATAGAAGATATTTTTTGGACCGGTGGAGGAGTTTCTTCTACGACTGGCTGTTTCACAACTTTTGATACTGTTTCTAAAAGGGCTCTTCAACAACATTTACTTCAAGAGCATCTGTCCAACTCAATCCATTTGAATAGTCAAGATTAACACTGGGTTGGATATTGGGAACATAAATATGGAACAGGAGGCCTTCCCCATTATCCTCAATGGATAAACCTTTCATATATACACTTGAAGCCAATAAATTATTCCCCTCAAAATGAGGGGGTACTCAATTTAGACACATATTAAATCAATATGAAGTGAAAGGAAAATATAGCTAAAAATACCGTAAAAAAGGTTTTAAACACTAGCACAATTTAAGGAGTGAGTATAGTAACCCTGAAAAATTAAGAGAGGCTAGAATCTATAATACTATAAGGATTTCTAGGTGTTATATAATAAATAGAATTTATATATTTTATTTTAGTCTTTTTTTATAATAGTGGTACCCAAAGGTTTTGCGTAACGTGTGGATGCCGATGTCATCGCGCCCCAACAGCTTGGCTACCTTCTAAAACATTTGGTAGACTGTGTTGACCTCCAAATGGCCGCCTTTGGTACTGGGAAACAAATAATCTTCTGGCTCCAGGTCTTTGGTGTAGTCCTGGATCAAGTCCTGCAGGCTGCTTAAATATAAAATACGTGTTTTTCCGGTTTTTT
Coding sequences:
- a CDS encoding excalibur calcium-binding domain-containing protein; amino-acid sequence: MKSPFRNSIKSCETASRRRNSSTGPKNIFYQNCTVVRAAGADPIRAGDPGWDTKFDRDGDGVGCE